Genomic segment of Corythoichthys intestinalis isolate RoL2023-P3 chromosome 7, ASM3026506v1, whole genome shotgun sequence:
cgttatcgaggtaaatctcctccatttatcgtgatacgtgtttaaggccatatcgcccacccctaatTTCCAGTATTACAGCCAACATTCCAAGGCTCTTTCTTCCACCCTAAAATCTCTTCTCAAGACCCATGACAACACCTCTACTTCATTCACTCGTGGAAAGTGTCAATTATTcctttcatttttccaaacaaaaATAGACCAAATCTACAGTAACTTAAATACATCCAGGATCCATCCCATTGCTCCACTTACCCATCCCTCCTTTTTACCATCTGCCTCTATGAGGCAGTGAAGTGCATTCAGGGGAAGTAAggaaggcagagcctcacctgtcagtcatggaaaaaataaaaatgtaattattatgcataatacattttaatttttgtcacttgatatgtttttataaacAGCTTTCCATTAAAAACCAATAGGAAAATGTTTTTCCCTCTGATTTTTTAAGGGATACGCGGGCAAGCTGATGGtatggacccaaacgcagggaaacaaaacgcggcaaggcaggtggcggtgaactcaaaaatcGTTTtattaataactaacaaaaacacaaagtacaaccaaaagcatcaaaaaggcaatgttcaaacaaaacttactttatctGAGGGACTAGTACACGAGGGTTTGGACAGGACATTGacattgacattgacaatgacgcaacaaggagtgaaaagaaactgggagcttgtaTACACACAGAGACGAGGGATAacaagacaacgaggaacagatgggtgacacagaaggatgcagattggcggatacactaggagcaggtacaacaggtgaactcaatgggcaatcacagaaaCACACTACttgggaaccaacacaaaacctaacagatttagaatataatttttcaaggacataggtttggtctcaacattggtggggacgatataacagcataacctgtacatgtacactttttgctggggacaggacattaataagaccaaacattattgaacgagggtcagggccacatttctctcgaatatgaacctaattaattgataggcgaaatgatcaaagcaaaataaatctgaattGACTTATACTTTTATGTGAATGGGCTCAGATGatacgttcgattcaaacctttgttttcaaaaatgactaaagaaacattttgaaatgcaactccctttaaaaaaaaaaaaaaaaagaaagaaaataggaAGCTCTCCACAAATGTGAGTGATCTGGGAAaaaattcatgaaaaaaatctgagatatccaaggaccgacctacatctgaggcatcctagactaccccaagactcgaaccaaagtactctcgtgaaattctgatgtgtgatttcacatcagattttttttcatgtcagttcatgttcatgtcagtgtcgcTCTGAAGTGAACCCATTCTTAAGACTTGCACTTTGAAGTCACCGcgttgcattacggtaatgcacataatgcaaacaatgatccaaatgagggcatgacttcgttgttccttgtggaggctggcctgaccacagtagttttgcaagttagcaggttcacacagattaatggtaTGCTAACTGATGCTTTTAGTAgctaaattagtggtgtttccttcacctccacaacattgacatttttttacattacttacaacgCTTGTGCCTTTTAAGTAAAAAACTAATattcctcctcttcgaagggggtggaggaggtggcattgtatttctgtcggcgcGGATGTTTGAGTGTGCGTGCTTGTCTGTGTGGCTCGGATGAGGAggcgggggggtcaagtcatcagccaatcaaacgtgcgtttgggggggggggggtagtggACCGGCGCATTCGGCaactgaaaagggataaatgtaaatctgaacataattaaaataattcacttcataatggtagTCCTTACGACATATAGGAGGACAATCTAAATCACccttataactgaactcattatataatgcaaataaggtggcttaaaagttggttaggacaatttgagcatcctgatagGTTGGTagagttatgtccctactgtccttaTGCAAGCCTACGCCCTTATAATTTTTGCATGCTCCATAACTCCTATTCAAAACAGGAAGGAGATGCGCTGTGAGGCCGGCCCTTGCTGTGTCACTTGGCACGCGGTGTAATCTCTCAGAAACCCTGTTGGTATGCACAGGAAGTAGTGTGTCTGTTCCTCTATATATAACACATAAAACACTCTGATTATTGGCCCTGTATTTCCATAATGTGGGTAATGTATGAAAGTTTTTTTCTGAAACGTTTTTGAAACTTGTGGATTAATTATAAAACGGCTGTAAATAATTCACTCCGTGAGGCCTGCGGCTGAGGGCGTCTATCATAGGCGGACTATGAGCCTGTGAACGAATGCGCTGTCTTTAACGAAGAagacaaaagaaagaagaaaaaacatcATTCGCTCTTTTCGAGTTGTACACTCGAAAAAACTGTGTAGATGTCCGTTGAGAAATCGCCTTTTTTATTTCCCGTCTTCTGTTTTCAACGAGTGGCAGTGTCTGgacacaaaatggatattgCGATATGAAGAATTTATAGAATCGGAAATAAGCAGGAATAATCAGCCACTCACAGTAAAAGTCGGCGCTGAAgacttaccataattttcggactataaggcgcacctgactataagctgccacccaccaaattgacatgaaaacggcatttgttcatcgataagccccactggactggattatgggatatttacaccaaaagatattaaccagtaacactttatttgacagcagcatcacaagactgtcataagaccaaatgaaccaccatgaagctttgaaccaattggctgcaaagcttcatttggccatcactgctctcttgggAGAGACAGCAaacctgctgtcaatactgttgtggtccaacatgcctcctagcatgcattgcagcgctacagatgtaaataacaataaaaaatgtatgttctgagctaattatttcttcagttactgttccagttgtttcattaattactagttatggtagttggtaacacattatttgacagttgcagcataagacaatcataattatgacatgacgctgtcatgagcattaataaatgcttataacagatgtcatttagtgtcatccggcaaattatctcacttttgaatggatgtaaaagatctgagctggacataaatggagttagtggcataatttgccggataatacTGAATGACAACtgtcattcagtaatgcccatgatagtgtcatgttatgattatggcggtcttatgacagccttatgacgccgctgtcaaataaagtgttacctattaacccaaataaatcaacaaataagccgcattggactataggGCGCAGGatgcaaaatgagggaaaaaagtagcggcttatagtccgaaaattgcggTAGTCCtttacagcattaaaaaagCAATGATTGGGGCACAGGAACACAAGGAGCTCAAACGCTGACCTGAGCATGGATAATGTCGCTACAAGGTCTGAACCAAAACGGGGAACATTTATAACGGaacaatgaggcacaggtggaTGACACGAGAGGAAGCAGATTGGTggatacacaaggagcaggcacaacgggtgaaatcaatgggtaatcacgggGACCAACCACACTGGGAGGAAACAAACAAGTCCTAACAGAAACATTGTGTGCACACACCCATatacacacctaatgtaaaccAGGGGTATCCAACTCATTGCATGTCACCGCTTCATGGTGCATAGCTTGCATAGCTCTGACGTAGGCGGGAGTCCCAGGTAAGGTAAGGTCAGTGTTGTGAAATTCCTTCCTActcttggcagaacaccggtattgTCAGAAAGGTAAGATAACTTCAAAACTGCTTATCATATTAAGTAAATTTGTACATATAATTCTCTGTCCAGAGATGATATAATGTGCAAACCGGCGATTACTTTTGTGTCGTATTTAATACCTGGAGTGTTAACAGTTCGTTCATGGCGTTCACAGACAAGTCTCGGAGCAAAATCAAAGGTGTGACAGGTAGTGGAATGTAAGAATACAGTACctttaaattacataaaatggctTGTACATCTTGTGAACAGTAAGGTAAAAGGTTGGTATTTAAAAAGGTAAGATCCTCTGGTCATGTACattccatgaaaaaaataatgtgattGGTCATTAATTTTCatatgtgccctgtgattggctggtgaCCAATCTAAGTGGTACACAGATGACCCCAACAAGGACATGTATACCGGTAAAAAAAGTGTAGTGTTTTAGGCACATTTAGTAATTACATAGTGTATTTAGCCTTCATCAACTAGAAAATACCATTTCTGGATGGTCAATTTCATATACCAAATGCCATTGATCGCCGTATACTGTActtcaatcccaatgacaacaaTTTATGTCAATGCCAAGGACGACCACatatgtcaatggcattgatggCCATAAACGTCAATGCGTCAATACCAAAGACAGCCGAATACATCATCAGTGCCATATAGCACATTGTGCACCTGTACTGTAGGTATGTTTACTTGTACTACACCATGTGTACTTGTGTTTACATACACAACAAGTGCAGTACGTGTCTTTACATGTAGTTGTACAGTACTACAAGTATATTTATTTGTGGTTACTTGCACTACAAATACGTGTACTTGCATGTACTGTACTTGTTCTACAAGTCCATGAAGCAAGGGTGTAAgtttggtttcaacattggtagggacagtaTAAtaacataacctgcatgtacactttttgctggggacggaacattaataagaccaaacaaattgggtgaaccaggtcagagctacatttctcatgaatatacgATCGTGAACAGTTCTTGCCGACAGATGCATGCCTTTTATATGTTTAATTATCTTGTCTTTATCCGAAAAGTCTTCAAAAAGTTCATTGGCAACATCAAGCATGAATGCTTTGGCATACTCCCCATCTGTGAAAGACTTTCCTTTTATCACAATTGTTAAAGCGCTAGCAAAGCTAGCCGAATTCCAGTCACCTTGTTGGGTCCAAACACGGAGTTGCTGCTGACTAGCTTGCACACTTGATAATAGCTCTTGACATGCTTTGTCTCTGTTAACACCCGCAGGATATTTTGATGGTAATGTAGTATGGCTGGTGTCGAAGTGCAGCTTTAATATTTGACCTTGTCATAGATGCAATTTTATCATTACACACAGTATTAGACACACCGCAGAACCTGCTCTCtccacaaaggcaaattcctccgtccattcctgctgaaaagtacgatattcctcgtcttttttttcttttggccatcttttcaaaagggtttctaaaattagctgacaAACGCAGAAAACATAACTAAAAACGAGGGAAGTTTACTtcacgcacatgcgcacatcagccgctattttcgacagcaaaatacggcaaccccacttgaacactgtctctgcctcatctgcgttgccatTGTAATTGATAGATAGATACATTGATATATAGACACAAGGACATGTATGTTTGTCACTTTCTCTctaaaattactgcgaaccggctttctagtcaccggtgaccgtcgccattttgcacaatgcgcaaaggagtataacgaaactttttattctttttttttttttttttaataatcaaagatttgtctgcgagccagatgcagccgtcaaaagagccagatctggctcgcgagccataggttcccgacccctggtttaaccaatgaggattctgctaaaacaagcagcacctgactgcaatcaactgattaaatTTGTAAGACACTAGATTGATGAAAAGGTTTTgtcttgtttggttggaatgaaatcctgcacccactgcggcccaatGTGGaacagtttggagacccctgcattAAAGCATGATGCCATGGTACAATTGCACCTTGTCACAAAAAAGTTACACATTCATAGCACCTATCCACTGTGGTTGTACATCAACTTAAAACTAGTGTTAACAAAGAAGTTGGAAGCCTGCTCTCTTCCTTAgatgaacaacaaaatacaaatcTTGCACTTTTATCAAAGGCTAACAATCTGCACTTTTAGACATATATTTTGACACTGTTTTGAGTCTTTGTGTTGACATCTCTATGCAATATCACACAATTATTGAATACCATACACATTTTTGCAGCAAAGTAAAGTTGTCCAACCTCCTCAGGTAGTCTGTCAGTCAGTTACTCACTTTTATGGTCGTGTGTATTTGCTTCCCTTCACCAAGTTGCAGCATGGTTCGGACGGTGGCTGTTCTAGGTGCAGGGCCGTCGGGTCTGACCAGTATCAAGTCCTGCTTGGATGAAGGTCTTGAGCCCACTTGCTTCGAGAGCGGCCCCGACATCGGTGGTCTGTGGAGGTTTAAGGTGAGGAGAATGCAGGTTTATAATGAATGCTTGATTGAGATcgagaaaatttaacaaaacaagTACTGGAAGTACATTCGTTCTCACCTGTGTaccattaccgtaatttttggactataggccgctactttttcccctcattttgaatcctgcgtcttatagtccaatctggcttatttgttcatttatttgggttgataggtaacactttatttgacagcggcgacacaagactgccataagaccatcataattatggcatgacactatcacgggcattattgaatgcttatgacagttgtcattttgtgtcatccggtcactatctccatttatgtccaactcggatcttttacatctattcaaaagtgagataatttaccggatgacacaaaatgacatccgtcgtaagcatttaataatgctcacggcagtgtcatgtcatagttatgatgggcttaaagtgttaccacataccataactagcaattattgaaataactacaacagtaactgaagaaataattagcatagaacatgtattttgattgcaatttacatctgtagcgctgcaatgcatgctaggaggcatgttggataacaacagtgttgacagcaggtggcagcagaggttgactttctcccccaagagaatagtgatggccaaatgaagcttcttgaagcaattccgttttgcagccaattggttaaaagcttcatggagttcatttggtctgatgtcaatcttatgatgccactgtcaaatgaggTGTTactggttgatatcttttggtgtaaatatcccattatacagtgaggacagctgcggctaatagtccagagcagcttatctatgaacgaatgtcgtttttgtgtcaaatttggtggttggcggcttatagtcaggtgcaccttatagtccgaaaattaaagTAGTTCATAGAATTTTACATTCTGGTGTTCCGTAAAACACTAAAATGGAAAAATTCTTAACTTCGGCCAGAAAATTGGCAccgaacaattaaaaataaataaataaataaaagacttgAAGCTGCcttttaagaatttttttaaattattttcaaaattaTAAAAGACAAAGTATGATATAAAATCTTACATGCTAGTTTGTGActcagtgagtgagtgagtgagtgattaACAGGAGACATAGCTGCAGTCATCACcctccaaacttttttttttttttcccctcaaaaataccacatactgtacatttttattGGTGTCTAGCCTTCTTTTCTACTGCTTTTCCATGGCCCACTCTTCTAACCCTTCCATTTGGGATCCTTGCAGAATAAACCGGAGCCGGGGCGGGCCAACATCTACCAGTCAGTCGTCATCAACACTTCCAAGGAGATGATGGCCTTCAGCGACTTCCCACCACCCGCCCACTTCCCCAACAATATGCACCACTCTGAGGTGCTGCTCTACCTACGCCAATACGCGCAAACCTTCGGCCTGCTGCAGCACATCCACTTGCAGGTGTGTGTAAATTAGCAAAATAAAGTATGTCAAGAATATTCAATTCAAACATTACCTGTAAGGGAAGTTTAAAGTAgttattaaccctttcagggacagtgttcACTGTAGTGGGAATCTATTCAAAAGGTATCAttcgcttaactcattcactgccagcacaGGTCAGAGAGTATGTGTtgtaattagtgctgtcaaatttattgcgttaacaagcggtatttttttttttttaatgaatcacattaaaatatttgccgCTATTAATGCATGCACCGAACGActagctcatgcattgcctcaaacagtttacaacgatgccgttttagcacactgagagcgaaaaggcagggaactgcgagtggacacaggcattcattgggccGCATCTTTTATTGAcacaagctttggcaactctttcacaataaacataactattgtggcgagcgacgtggggaagaatgacaggagacgttttttttcttaacacgctttattgaacacaatgcagatcatgtaccatttgcagccaccactggcagtcatggttgcccaacttctcatcatgcatttgggcggaacagttaagtcgctacagtaccatttagtgaaagcacaacaaaaataatattcctatccctcaaaaaaataatgttcacaaaaagaaaagcgctcaatgcaaagacaacttgcattcccaatcaaaatagctatgcaaaatacacataaaactcactttgccttggctatatctctaattaatttaaaacttgtcattgacaccttgtggtgtatttcaatcactaccttgcgtagttaaagacactgtggaagaatggcAGGGAGCCCATATAGCGAGCTCTTAGTTTATtatatattagttttttttttaatttaaaattttacaaattttattaaaacgaaaacattaagaggggttttaatataaaattactataacttgttctcaggtttatcttttaagaactacaagtttttctatccatggatccctttaatagattaaatgttaataatgttaatgcgatcttgtggatttattgttataatagacaaatacagtacttatgtacagtatgttgaatgtttatgtccatcttgtgtcttatcttttcattccaacaataatttatagtaaaatatggcatattttagagatggtttgaattgcgattaattacgattaattcgtttttaagctgtgattaactcgattaaaaattttaatcgtttgacagccttagttgTAATAATTAcagggaaattgatattgaaaacacctattgaACTGGGAGAGCTACCACCCCTAAACCAcagttaaatggattggacgtctattgctgtcaatggcagccacagaGTTAAGATATGCGAGGTCACATCAGATTCATTAAAcaagcaaataaataaaactgcctTGGCAAAACACACATGGGCTACACttgtttggatttgtttttattctacttcttttaatttattacaattacaatttaaaagttttttttttcccgaaaatGCATTTACAGTAATTCAAAattatttgtacattttttttcttgcccaTCGCAAAATACGTGCATGCGACCCAAATATATACAATAGGGATGTCAaatggggggcacaaaatattgttCCGTGGACTTCTCTATCCtacataaatacaattaaaacgttaaagaaaaaaaaaacaattcatacATGAAAGGCTTAATGGTGCATTCCATCTAGACCACTGTGGTCGGTGTGCGGCAAACTCCTGATTTTGCCTCCAGCGGTCGTTGGGAGGTGGAGACTGAGCGGCATGACGGCCAACGGGAGAGTCATGTTTTCGACGCCGTGATGGTCTGCACAGGACACTATGCCACGCCAAATCTGCCACTCAAAGACTTTCCAGGTACCTGTACAAGCACCTGGTGATTCTAATTCCTCTTGATGGGTCTTCCTACAAACAATCTTTTTTTGCCTATTGAATTTTTTACACTgtaaacacacatacagtgaggagcagaaatatttgcaccccttgtgattttgcaagttcacccacttagaaaataggtagaagtctgaaatttcaatcatagatgacataatttttttttaatccataatgtagattgaatgattttcaataattgatttataatttactggggttcataagtatttgtacccctgagaaaatcagtgctaatatttagtgcagaagcctttgtttgcaattacagaggtcagtcgTTTTTTGTAGTTCACCAGGTTTTTACATATAGAAACAGgatttttggcccattcttccacacCAATTTTCTGTAGTTCtgtcaggttttggggctgtcgttgagaagcacgaagtttcagcttcatacaaagattttctatcgggttgaggtctggagactggctaggccactcgagAACCTTAATATGCTTTTTACAAAGACaatccttggttattctggctgtctgctgttggaagacccagtcacgacccattttcaatgctttaACTGAGGAAacgaggttattccccaaaatttcacaatacatggccctggtcatcatctccttaatacagtgcagtcgtctagTCCCATATACAGAAAAACACCCTCAAAGAATGAAGCTACCacgtgcttcacagtagggacggtgttcttgggatactactcatcattcttcttcttcctaacactatgagtggaattaagaccaaaaacttcaattttgatctcatatgaccacatgactttctcccatgactcttcTGGATCACCCAAATGGTCAATGGCAAACTTAAAATGGGCCTAGCCATTTGCtgttttaagcaggggaaccttccatgccatgcatgattttaaaccatgacctcttagtgtattaccaacagtaacctttgaAATTGTGATCTCAGctgctttcaggtcattgaccagctcctcctgtgtagttcttggctgataaTTCTCCATTttaaggatcattgagaccatacgaggtagatcttgcatagagccccagtccgagaaagattgacagtcatgtttagcttcttccatttcctaataattgctccaccggtggatcttatatcaccaagctgctttgcaattgccccgtaaccctCTGCATCCTGGtaaaggtctacaattctgtctctggtgtccttggacagctctttattcttacccatggtagcagttggattatgactgactgtggggtgcacaggtgacaataatgagctaaaacgggtggtgggtgggtggttactcttTTTTTTAGGTAGACCGACAActgtttgagtgtcataattaatcTTTCtctcaggggtgcaaatacttatgaaccccagtaaattacaaataaattattttaaaaattataaaatgtgatttctggattttttttagattatgtctctatgagtggaaatgcaagtatgattgaaatttcagacctctattttctaagtgagtgaacttgcaaaatcacaatggGTGCAAATAGTTCTGCTACTCAATGTATATAgattttttgtgttttcagGTATAGACAGCTTTGAAGGTAAATATTTCCACAGTTGGGAATACCGCAGCCCTGAGGGCCTTGAGGGTAAACGGGTGGTAGTGGTTGGCATGGGCAACTCCGGAGGCGACATTGCAGTGGATATCAGTCGCGTGGCCGAGAAGGTAATAACTGCTGCAGACGCTGGAGGAGAAGCTAGGTTTCAATTCTCTTCTTGCAGGTGTACCTCAGCACCAGGAGTGGCGCATGGGTGCTCGGCCGCGTGGGGCCCGGTGGTCTCCCACAGGACCTTTTCGGAACAAGCCGCTTGGACTTGCTGAAGCTGAAACTGTTTCCTTCATGGGTCAACCGCATGACGGAGAAGAAGATCAATCAATTCTTTGATCACCAACTCTATGGAATCAGACCGACACACGAGTGAGGCGACCGATCTATCAGAGAGTGATGTCAGGACAGGATAAGAGAATGATTATTGTTTTTATCAGCTTTCTTTCTCAAGTTCCTGTGGTAAATGACGACTTGCCGGCTCGCATTATCACGGGACGTGTGCAGGTCAAACCCAACCTGAAACGTTTCGAGGGTTCTGATGCTATCTTTGACGATGGTACAGTGGTAAAAAAGGTTCGTGGCTGGGTTTGGAATCATTCCCTCTTTGCTATATATAGTAGTGCACTGTATACTGAACTTTTGTCTGATGTGGAAGGTGGACGTGGTGGTGTTCGCCACAGGCTACAACTACGGCTTTCCCTTCCTGCCCTCCGACCTGCAGTTCAAGTGTGGTCCTGGCCCCCAACACCGCGTCTACCGCCATGTGTTTGCGCTCGGGCTTGCCCCACCCACGCTTGCCCTGATTGGCTTGATTGACGGCAACGGCCCCGTCAACCGGCTGGCAGAGTTGCAGGCACGCTGggccacaagaatttttaaaggTGCACCACAGAAGTCTGTCTTTCTAGCCCTCAATCTATCTCAAAGTCACTTCTTACATTCAGATACAGTCTGAAATCACAGAATTCTTTTAACTTTAAatgagtatatattttttctgcagactgtaaaaaacaaacaaaacatttttgctgGAAAAATTGAGGTGTAGAGGTGCAACAAAAGTAAAATCCAAACGTAGAAGTAGCTCCCAATATCCCAAATTAATTCAGTCAAGTAAACAAACGTATTGTCTGACCATCAatcaaagttcatctcaatactctgttatgtaccatttgttggcaatgacggaggccaaacgttttctgtaactcttcacaagcttttcacacactgtttctggtattttgacccattcctccatccagatctcctctagagcagtgttgttttggggctgtcgttgggcaacacggactttcaactccctccacagattttctatggagttgagatctggaaactggctaggccactccaggaccttgaaatgcttcttacgaagccactcctttgttgccctggctgtgtgtttgggatcattgccatgctgaaagacccagccacgtctcattttcaatgcccttgctgatggaagaagattttcactcaaaatctctcgaaacatggccccattcattcttccctttacacagatcagccgtcctggtcccttcgcagaaaaacagccccaaagcatgatgtttcctcccccatgcttcacagtgggaatggtgttcttcggatgcaattcagtattctttctcctccaaacaagacaacctgggtttctaccaaaaagttctattttggtttcatctgaccataccacattctcccagtcctcttctggatcatccaaatgctctctagcgaaccgcagacgggcctgaatgtgtactttcttcagcagggggacacgtctggcagtgcaggatttgagtccctggctgcgcattgtgttactgatagtagcctttattactgtggtcccagctctctgtaggtcattcactaggtcccccggtgtggttctgggattttgctcaccgttctcgttatcattttgacgccatggggtgagatcttgcatggagccccagatcgagggagattatcagtggtcttgtatgtcttccatttt
This window contains:
- the LOC130919118 gene encoding flavin-containing monooxygenase 5-like isoform X2 translates to MVRTVAVLGAGPSGLTSIKSCLDEGLEPTCFESGPDIGGLWRFKNKPEPGRANIYQSVVINTSKEMMAFSDFPPPAHFPNNMHHSEVLLYLRQYAQTFGLLQHIHLQTTVVGVRQTPDFASSGRWEVETERHDGQRESHVFDAVMVCTGHYATPNLPLKDFPGIDSFEGKYFHSWEYRSPEGLEGKRVVVVGMGNSGGDIAVDISRVAEKVYLSTRSGAWVLGRVGPGGLPQDLFGTSRLDLLKLKLFPSWVNRMTEKKINQFFDHQLYGIRPTHDFLSQVPVVNDDLPARIITGRVQVKPNLKRFEGSDAIFDDGTVVKKVDVVVFATGYNYGFPFLPSDLQFKCGPGPQHRVYRHVFALGLAPPTLALIGLIDGNGPVNRLAELQARWATRIFKGLISLPSQEVMAKYIEKEMATVCKRFTNAEKNPLQVDIPTYIDSLVKDVGVQPNLLRLFLTDPKLAWQVLLGPSTPYQFRLCGPGNWEGARGAILNLWERVHQPFRSRRPEPAPQTKRPQGLIVLLSGAAILMFYFYKNHHLRLSFFSFNNVRS
- the LOC130919118 gene encoding flavin-containing monooxygenase 5-like isoform X1, with translation MMPCCSMVRTVAVLGAGPSGLTSIKSCLDEGLEPTCFESGPDIGGLWRFKNKPEPGRANIYQSVVINTSKEMMAFSDFPPPAHFPNNMHHSEVLLYLRQYAQTFGLLQHIHLQTTVVGVRQTPDFASSGRWEVETERHDGQRESHVFDAVMVCTGHYATPNLPLKDFPGIDSFEGKYFHSWEYRSPEGLEGKRVVVVGMGNSGGDIAVDISRVAEKVYLSTRSGAWVLGRVGPGGLPQDLFGTSRLDLLKLKLFPSWVNRMTEKKINQFFDHQLYGIRPTHDFLSQVPVVNDDLPARIITGRVQVKPNLKRFEGSDAIFDDGTVVKKVDVVVFATGYNYGFPFLPSDLQFKCGPGPQHRVYRHVFALGLAPPTLALIGLIDGNGPVNRLAELQARWATRIFKGLISLPSQEVMAKYIEKEMATVCKRFTNAEKNPLQVDIPTYIDSLVKDVGVQPNLLRLFLTDPKLAWQVLLGPSTPYQFRLCGPGNWEGARGAILNLWERVHQPFRSRRPEPAPQTKRPQGLIVLLSGAAILMFYFYKNHHLRLSFFSFNNVRS